A region of Bacillus cabrialesii DNA encodes the following proteins:
- the thiT gene encoding energy-coupled thiamine transporter ThiT, with translation MNQSKQLVRLIEIAIMTAAAVILDIVSGMFLSMPQGGSISIMMIPIFLISFRWGVKAGLTTGLLTGLVQIAIGNLFPQHPIQLLLDYIIAFAAIGISGCFASSVRKAAVTKTKGKLIVSVVSAVFIGSFLRYAAHVISGAVFFGSYAPEGTPVWIYSLTYNATYMVPSFIICAIVLCLLFMTAPRLLKTDKA, from the coding sequence ATGAATCAATCTAAGCAACTCGTTCGCCTTATTGAAATTGCCATTATGACTGCGGCTGCTGTTATTTTAGACATCGTCTCAGGAATGTTTCTTAGTATGCCTCAAGGAGGCTCGATCTCCATCATGATGATTCCGATCTTTTTGATTTCGTTTCGCTGGGGTGTGAAAGCAGGCCTTACTACCGGTCTGCTGACTGGTCTGGTTCAAATAGCAATCGGAAACTTATTCCCACAACATCCTATACAGCTATTGTTAGATTATATTATCGCGTTCGCAGCTATCGGAATAAGCGGATGTTTCGCTTCTTCTGTCCGTAAAGCCGCTGTAACCAAAACAAAAGGAAAATTAATTGTCTCAGTGGTCAGCGCAGTTTTTATCGGCAGTTTCCTGCGCTATGCCGCTCATGTCATTTCAGGAGCTGTGTTTTTCGGCAGCTACGCTCCAGAAGGAACGCCGGTATGGATTTATTCTTTAACTTATAATGCTACTTATATGGTTCCTTCATTCATCATCTGTGCAATTGTCCTTTGTTTATTGTTCATGACAGCACCGCGTTTGCTCAAAACTGACAAAGCTTAA
- a CDS encoding GNAT family N-acetyltransferase, which translates to MANVREAKLEDIKDIAKVHVDSWRTTYHGIVPAEYLNSLDYKEFEDKWKSRSLKGVFVAHDEKGSIFGFASFGPIRSKQDGYDGELYAIYLLEERQRQGAGRALLVKGTEFLLQRGFSSMFVWVIEKNPSIAFYQAYSPERVAEDSFEIAGERLKEVGFGWPDLSALKIVLNE; encoded by the coding sequence ATGGCAAATGTACGAGAAGCAAAGCTAGAGGATATAAAGGACATTGCAAAAGTGCATGTAGACAGCTGGAGGACAACATATCACGGAATTGTCCCGGCTGAATATTTAAACAGTCTGGATTACAAGGAATTTGAAGACAAATGGAAAAGCCGCTCGTTAAAGGGTGTTTTTGTCGCTCACGATGAAAAAGGTTCAATATTCGGCTTTGCTTCATTTGGACCTATCCGCTCTAAACAAGATGGCTATGACGGTGAGCTTTACGCTATTTACCTTTTAGAAGAGCGTCAGCGGCAAGGAGCAGGGAGAGCGCTCTTAGTAAAAGGAACAGAGTTTTTGCTTCAACGTGGCTTTTCGAGCATGTTTGTCTGGGTGATTGAAAAGAACCCCTCGATCGCATTTTATCAGGCTTATTCACCTGAAAGAGTAGCGGAGGACAGCTTTGAAATCGCGGGAGAAAGACTGAAGGAAGTAGGGTTTGGCTGGCCGGATCTTTCTGCTTTGAAAATAGTTCTTAACGAATAA
- the floT gene encoding flotillin lipid rafts scaffold protein FloT, giving the protein MTMPIIIVIGVVFFLLIALIAVFITKYRTAGPDEALIVTGSYLGNKNVHVDEGGNRIKIVRGGGTFVLPVFQQAEPLSLLSSKLDVSTPEVYTEQGVPVMADGTAIIKIGGSIGEIATAAEQFLGKSKDDREQEAREVLEGHLRSILGSMTVEEIYKNREKFSQEVQRVASQDLAKMGLMIVSFTIKDVRDKNGYLESLGKPRIAQVKRDADIATAEADKETRIKRAEADKDAKKSELERATEIAEAEKINQLKMAEYRREQDTAKANADQAYDLETARARQQVTEQEMQVKIIERQKQIELEEKEILRRERQYDSEVKKKADADRYSVEQSAAAEKAKQLAEADAKKYSIEAMAKAEAEKVRIDGLAKAEAEKAKGETEAEVIRLKGLAEAEAKEKIAAAFEQYGQAAIFDMIVKMLPEYAKQAAAPLSNIDKITVVDTGGSGESSGANKVTSYATNLMSSLQESLKASSGIDVKEMIENFSGKGNVKQSINELTNEIKEAKTVQKSE; this is encoded by the coding sequence ATGACAATGCCGATTATAATTGTCATCGGAGTTGTATTCTTTTTATTAATTGCACTAATAGCCGTGTTTATCACAAAGTATCGTACAGCAGGGCCTGATGAAGCGTTAATCGTAACTGGGAGCTATTTGGGCAATAAAAATGTTCATGTCGATGAAGGCGGCAATCGCATTAAAATCGTCCGAGGCGGAGGAACCTTTGTCCTTCCTGTCTTCCAGCAGGCAGAGCCGCTAAGCCTTTTATCAAGCAAACTTGATGTTTCGACACCTGAGGTCTATACAGAACAAGGAGTGCCTGTAATGGCCGATGGAACTGCGATTATTAAAATCGGCGGTTCTATAGGAGAAATCGCTACAGCGGCCGAACAATTTTTAGGAAAATCAAAAGACGACCGTGAGCAGGAAGCGCGAGAAGTATTAGAAGGCCACCTTCGTTCCATTCTCGGCTCAATGACAGTCGAAGAAATCTATAAAAACAGAGAAAAGTTCTCTCAAGAGGTACAGCGTGTCGCTTCACAGGATCTCGCAAAAATGGGGCTTATGATTGTCTCCTTTACGATTAAAGATGTGCGTGATAAAAACGGTTATCTTGAATCATTAGGAAAACCGAGAATTGCCCAAGTAAAACGTGATGCTGACATCGCAACAGCTGAGGCTGATAAAGAAACCCGAATTAAGCGGGCAGAAGCCGATAAAGATGCAAAAAAATCAGAACTTGAACGGGCGACGGAAATCGCTGAAGCTGAAAAAATCAATCAGCTCAAAATGGCTGAATATCGCAGAGAACAAGATACGGCAAAAGCGAATGCCGACCAGGCATATGATTTAGAGACTGCCAGAGCCCGCCAGCAAGTCACAGAGCAGGAAATGCAGGTTAAAATTATCGAACGCCAAAAACAAATTGAGCTAGAGGAAAAAGAAATCCTTCGCCGTGAACGTCAATATGACTCAGAGGTAAAGAAAAAAGCCGATGCAGACCGTTATTCAGTCGAGCAGTCCGCGGCAGCTGAGAAAGCCAAACAGCTCGCCGAAGCCGATGCCAAGAAGTACAGTATAGAAGCAATGGCGAAGGCTGAGGCGGAAAAAGTCAGAATCGACGGACTAGCAAAAGCAGAAGCTGAAAAAGCGAAAGGGGAAACAGAAGCTGAGGTCATCCGCCTAAAAGGTCTGGCAGAAGCGGAAGCAAAAGAGAAAATTGCGGCTGCCTTTGAACAGTACGGGCAGGCGGCGATTTTCGATATGATCGTAAAAATGCTTCCAGAATACGCGAAACAAGCAGCGGCTCCTCTTTCAAATATTGATAAAATCACCGTCGTTGATACTGGAGGAAGCGGTGAATCAAGCGGCGCCAACAAGGTAACAAGCTATGCGACGAACTTAATGTCAAGCCTGCAAGAAAGCTTAAAAGCATCGTCGGGAATTGACGTAAAAGAAATGATTGAGAACTTTTCAGGAAAAGGAAACGTAAAACAAAGCATTAACGAATTAACAAATGAAATAAAAGAAGCAAAAACGGTCCAAAAATCAGAATAA
- a CDS encoding NfeD family protein, protein MELFGVPIQTVYLYTLIIAGSLTLLFLFFGDVFAGLSEGIPFFNPTLVLAFFTFFSAGGYIGELVLPLSSMFIALFSSILSIMLVVLLHIFVLVPLSSAEESLAYKEDDLRGRVGKVITAVPIDGFGEVVIEGIGGIISKSAVSFDNQQISYGTMVLVVDVNNGVLSVTPYEPM, encoded by the coding sequence TTGGAGTTATTTGGCGTTCCTATACAAACGGTTTATCTTTATACGCTTATTATTGCGGGCAGTCTTACGCTGTTATTTCTATTTTTCGGAGATGTATTTGCAGGGCTGTCAGAAGGCATACCGTTTTTTAATCCGACATTGGTTCTCGCCTTTTTTACATTCTTTTCAGCAGGAGGATATATAGGCGAGCTTGTATTGCCGCTTTCCAGCATGTTCATCGCGCTTTTCTCGAGCATCCTTTCGATCATGCTGGTGGTATTGCTTCACATCTTTGTTCTGGTGCCATTATCATCCGCAGAAGAATCATTGGCTTATAAAGAAGATGATCTAAGAGGGAGAGTCGGTAAAGTGATTACAGCTGTTCCTATTGACGGGTTTGGTGAAGTGGTCATTGAAGGGATAGGCGGCATTATCTCGAAGTCAGCGGTCAGCTTTGATAATCAGCAAATCAGTTACGGAACAATGGTTTTGGTCGTAGATGTCAACAACGGAGTTCTTTCGGTTACTCCGTATGAACCTATGTAA
- a CDS encoding DinB family protein: MSIFNEARLETWNEVKGLSDEKLNQKPSAEEWSIREVLDHLKKIDMAAQKMLKERVKEAPVKEVKEKPLETAQDRNNKRKAPTHLEPEYDFISGTQMKRELDVVREQLTAVIASLKEEDFERVLPHPLFQELTVRQWIDFIGHHEKRHISQIKEIKEKIERA; encoded by the coding sequence ATGAGTATCTTTAATGAAGCCAGATTAGAAACGTGGAACGAAGTGAAAGGACTTTCTGACGAAAAGCTGAATCAAAAGCCTTCTGCTGAAGAATGGAGCATACGGGAAGTTCTTGACCATTTGAAAAAAATCGATATGGCCGCACAAAAAATGCTGAAGGAACGTGTAAAGGAAGCTCCTGTTAAAGAAGTGAAAGAAAAACCGCTTGAGACTGCACAGGACAGAAACAACAAACGGAAAGCCCCGACTCATCTTGAGCCTGAGTATGATTTTATTTCAGGCACCCAAATGAAACGCGAGCTCGATGTGGTGAGAGAGCAGCTGACAGCTGTAATTGCATCCTTGAAAGAAGAAGATTTTGAGAGAGTGCTTCCGCATCCTTTGTTTCAAGAGCTGACTGTCAGACAGTGGATCGATTTTATCGGCCATCATGAAAAACGTCACATCAGCCAGATTAAAGAAATTAAAGAAAAGATAGAAAGGGCCTGA
- a CDS encoding MOSC domain-containing protein, translated as MWKRMTAKTKGVYIADTDSFVTKQMDKLDFDYGGIPGDLHFGLTKKAGAREPMFSRGTEIFNRRQISIVSLEECDEIAFKMGVPSILPEWLGANVAVSGLPDLTSLKEGSRLIFPSGAALLCEGENDPCIQPGEVIQSFYPDKPKLTPAFVRCALGIRGIVCIVERPGAVYAGDEIEVHSYQRKVKPRKAERV; from the coding sequence ATGTGGAAGCGTATGACCGCAAAAACAAAAGGCGTGTATATCGCAGATACAGATAGCTTCGTAACAAAGCAAATGGACAAGCTTGATTTTGATTATGGCGGCATCCCAGGCGACTTGCACTTTGGCCTGACCAAAAAAGCGGGAGCCAGAGAACCGATGTTTTCCAGAGGAACTGAAATTTTCAACCGCAGACAGATTTCTATTGTTTCATTAGAGGAATGTGATGAAATTGCGTTCAAAATGGGAGTGCCAAGCATTTTGCCGGAATGGCTCGGGGCGAATGTGGCAGTTAGCGGCTTACCTGATCTTACTTCATTAAAAGAAGGAAGCAGGCTCATTTTTCCTAGCGGAGCCGCGTTGCTTTGTGAGGGAGAAAATGATCCATGTATCCAGCCGGGAGAAGTCATTCAGTCTTTTTATCCGGACAAGCCGAAGCTCACGCCGGCTTTTGTCCGCTGCGCACTCGGCATAAGAGGGATTGTCTGTATTGTTGAGAGACCAGGAGCTGTTTACGCAGGTGATGAAATAGAAGTTCATTCCTATCAGCGGAAAGTCAAACCGCGAAAAGCAGAAAGGGTCTGA
- the gbsB gene encoding choline dehydrogenase — translation MTLNMKVESMHKFHTFEIPTVIKHGIGAVKHTGEEVAALGVSKALLVTDPGIYKAGVADPVIESLKEAGIEVVLFHKVEPNPPVRLVNEGSELYKKENCNGLVAVGGGSSMDTAKAIGVEATHEGSVLDYEAADGKKPLENRIPPLTTIPTTAGTGSEVTQWAVITDEEREFKFNTGGPLIAAHLTIIDPELHISMPPHVTAMTGIDALAHAIECYTMKFAQPITDAVALMAIEYAAHYIKRAFADGADLEARYGMAQAAMLAGLSYGSESAGAAHAMSQTLGGIIPVAHGQCVAAMMGPVMEYNWKGYPEKFARIAKAFGIDTSKMTTEEAAKASVNWMYDLVEDLEVPALEEQGVSPDMIERLSKEAMKDPQTFGNPRDLNEKAYNWIYKRCFNLTPKTV, via the coding sequence ATGACGTTAAATATGAAAGTAGAAAGCATGCATAAATTCCACACATTTGAAATTCCGACGGTGATTAAGCACGGAATCGGGGCCGTCAAGCATACGGGTGAAGAAGTAGCTGCGCTGGGCGTTTCAAAAGCGCTCCTTGTTACAGACCCTGGGATTTATAAAGCCGGTGTCGCTGATCCTGTTATTGAGTCACTTAAAGAAGCAGGCATTGAAGTGGTGCTCTTTCATAAAGTAGAGCCAAATCCGCCTGTTCGTCTGGTGAATGAAGGGTCTGAGCTATACAAAAAAGAGAACTGTAATGGTTTAGTGGCAGTCGGAGGCGGAAGCTCCATGGATACAGCAAAAGCAATCGGAGTAGAAGCCACTCACGAAGGAAGCGTGCTTGATTATGAAGCGGCAGATGGGAAAAAACCGCTGGAAAACCGTATTCCTCCACTGACGACAATTCCGACAACGGCTGGAACAGGATCAGAAGTAACCCAATGGGCGGTTATCACAGATGAAGAAAGAGAATTCAAATTCAACACGGGCGGTCCGCTGATCGCAGCGCACCTGACCATTATTGATCCTGAGCTTCACATTTCAATGCCTCCGCATGTAACAGCCATGACGGGAATAGATGCGCTTGCTCATGCCATTGAGTGCTATACAATGAAATTTGCCCAGCCAATCACAGATGCAGTTGCCTTGATGGCGATTGAATATGCTGCTCATTACATTAAAAGAGCATTCGCTGACGGAGCGGATCTGGAGGCGAGATACGGAATGGCACAGGCTGCGATGCTTGCAGGTCTTTCTTACGGCAGTGAATCAGCGGGCGCGGCTCATGCGATGAGTCAAACGCTTGGCGGTATTATCCCAGTTGCTCATGGCCAATGTGTGGCCGCGATGATGGGCCCTGTCATGGAATACAACTGGAAGGGCTATCCTGAGAAATTTGCACGAATTGCGAAAGCGTTCGGTATCGATACAAGCAAGATGACAACAGAAGAAGCTGCGAAAGCATCTGTCAATTGGATGTATGACCTTGTCGAAGACTTAGAAGTGCCGGCTTTAGAAGAGCAGGGCGTCTCACCTGATATGATCGAACGCTTGTCAAAAGAAGCGATGAAAGATCCGCAAACCTTTGGAAATCCTAGAGATTTAAATGAAAAAGCATACAATTGGATCTACAAACGCTGCTTTAACCTTACACCGAAAACGGTATAA
- the betB gene encoding betaine-aldehyde dehydrogenase — translation MSQRLYIDGEWICAEKEQIRTIINPFNQEEIATVSEGGREDAIKAIAAARKAFDKGEWSALSGLERGKIVLKIAELIRRDLDELAELESLDTGKTLEESKADMDDIANVFQYYAGLADKDGGEIISSPIPDSESKIIREPIGVCGQITPWNYPLLQASWKIAPALAAGNTIVMKPSEITPLTTIKVFKLMEEAGVPKGVANLVLGPGATVGDELAVNKDVDLISFTGGIETGKKIMRAASGNVKKIALELGGKNPNIVFKDADLEVAVDQALNAVFFHAGQVCSAGSRLLVEDAIHDQFLTELVKRAKRIKLGNGFHAETESGPLISAEHRAKVEKYVEIGIEEGAKLATGGKRPEDSELQNGFFYEPTIFSNCKSDMRIVQEEVFGPVLTVEAFSSEEEVIALANGTIYGLAGAVWSKDIEKCERVAARLRMGTVWINDFHPYFAQAPWGGYKQSGFGRELGKIGLEEYTEVKHVYRNTKPAAVNWFNS, via the coding sequence ATGAGTCAAAGATTATACATTGACGGAGAATGGATCTGTGCCGAAAAAGAACAGATCCGCACCATTATCAATCCATTTAACCAAGAAGAAATTGCCACCGTAAGCGAAGGAGGGCGAGAGGACGCCATCAAGGCAATCGCAGCCGCGCGGAAAGCATTTGACAAAGGAGAATGGTCAGCTCTCTCCGGGCTTGAACGCGGGAAGATTGTTCTGAAAATTGCGGAATTAATCAGGCGCGATCTCGATGAGCTGGCTGAGCTTGAATCGCTTGATACGGGAAAAACTCTCGAAGAAAGCAAGGCTGATATGGACGATATCGCCAATGTTTTTCAATATTACGCTGGATTGGCAGATAAGGATGGCGGAGAGATCATTTCATCTCCGATCCCCGATTCAGAAAGCAAAATTATCAGAGAGCCAATCGGGGTTTGCGGCCAGATCACTCCATGGAATTATCCGCTCCTGCAAGCAAGCTGGAAAATCGCGCCTGCGCTTGCTGCAGGTAATACGATTGTCATGAAGCCGAGTGAAATCACACCGCTGACGACAATCAAAGTCTTTAAGCTGATGGAAGAAGCCGGTGTTCCAAAAGGTGTCGCGAACCTTGTTCTTGGACCGGGAGCTACAGTGGGTGACGAGCTTGCTGTAAACAAAGACGTCGATTTGATTTCGTTTACGGGCGGAATCGAAACAGGCAAAAAAATCATGCGGGCGGCAAGCGGAAACGTCAAAAAAATCGCGCTTGAATTGGGCGGAAAAAATCCAAATATCGTTTTTAAGGACGCGGATTTAGAGGTTGCGGTTGATCAGGCATTAAACGCTGTATTTTTCCACGCCGGCCAAGTATGTTCTGCCGGTTCCCGCTTGCTTGTTGAGGATGCCATTCACGATCAATTTCTAACAGAGCTTGTCAAACGGGCAAAACGCATAAAACTCGGCAACGGTTTTCACGCAGAGACAGAAAGCGGACCGCTTATTTCGGCAGAGCACAGGGCAAAGGTCGAAAAATATGTAGAGATCGGAATAGAAGAAGGCGCGAAGCTAGCGACAGGAGGCAAACGTCCGGAAGACTCTGAGCTGCAAAACGGATTTTTCTACGAACCTACTATTTTCTCAAACTGTAAATCTGATATGAGAATCGTTCAGGAAGAGGTTTTCGGACCTGTATTGACAGTCGAAGCCTTCAGCTCGGAAGAAGAGGTCATCGCGCTTGCGAATGGCACCATCTATGGCTTGGCCGGAGCGGTATGGTCAAAAGATATTGAAAAGTGCGAACGCGTAGCAGCCCGCTTGAGAATGGGAACAGTTTGGATTAACGATTTCCATCCGTACTTTGCGCAGGCGCCATGGGGCGGCTATAAGCAATCCGGGTTCGGACGCGAGCTTGGAAAAATAGGCCTTGAAGAATACACAGAAGTCAAACATGTGTATCGCAATACAAAACCGGCAGCGGTTAATTGGTTCAATTCATAA
- the gbsR gene encoding transcriptional regulator GbsR — MDENPEFAAIEQARDLVIDSIAETMDLYGITRSVGILYGTMYMRDEMTLDEMREELQMSKPSMSTGVKKLQDLNVVKKTFHRGIRKHTFVAEKDFFKFFTNFFPPKWEREVQVNVAAIEEAQADLQEVLNKEGLNEDMKNEALQLFEQLESSKAYYDWLKRLAESVQSGEIFKFIPIETK, encoded by the coding sequence ATGGATGAAAATCCAGAATTTGCAGCTATAGAACAGGCACGGGATCTTGTAATCGATTCCATTGCTGAAACGATGGATCTTTACGGAATTACCCGCAGTGTCGGGATTTTATATGGGACGATGTATATGAGGGATGAGATGACGCTTGACGAAATGCGCGAGGAATTGCAAATGAGCAAGCCAAGCATGAGCACAGGCGTCAAAAAGCTACAGGACTTAAATGTAGTGAAAAAAACATTTCACCGGGGCATCCGCAAGCATACATTTGTCGCTGAAAAAGATTTCTTCAAATTTTTCACGAATTTCTTTCCGCCTAAATGGGAGCGGGAAGTTCAAGTGAATGTAGCGGCAATTGAGGAAGCTCAGGCTGATTTACAAGAGGTTTTAAACAAGGAAGGCCTTAATGAGGATATGAAAAATGAAGCGTTGCAGCTATTCGAACAGCTGGAAAGCTCTAAAGCTTACTATGATTGGCTGAAACGGCTCGCTGAATCGGTGCAGAGCGGGGAAATTTTTAAGTTTATACCGATCGAAACAAAGTAA
- the bslA gene encoding biofilm surface layer hydrophobin BslA has product MKRKLLSSLAISALSLGLLVSAPTASFAAESTSTKAHTESTMRTQSTASLFATITGASKTEWSFSDIELTYRPNTLLSLGVMEFTLPSGFTANTKDTMNGNALRTTQILNNGKTVRIPLALDLLGAGEFKLKLNNKTLPAAGTYTFRAENKSLSIGNKFYAEASIDVAKRSTPPTQPCGCN; this is encoded by the coding sequence ATGAAACGCAAATTATTATCTTCTTTGGCAATCAGCGCATTAAGTCTCGGTTTACTCGTTTCTGCACCTACAGCTTCTTTCGCGGCTGAATCTACATCAACTAAAGCTCATACTGAGTCTACTATGAGAACACAGTCAACAGCTTCATTGTTCGCAACAATCACTGGCGCCAGCAAAACGGAATGGTCTTTCTCAGATATCGAATTGACTTACCGTCCAAATACGCTTCTCAGCCTTGGCGTTATGGAATTTACATTGCCAAGCGGATTTACTGCAAATACGAAGGACACAATGAACGGAAATGCCTTGCGTACAACACAGATCCTCAATAACGGGAAAACAGTAAGAATTCCTCTGGCACTTGATTTGTTAGGGGCTGGCGAGTTCAAATTAAAACTGAATAACAAAACACTTCCTGCCGCTGGTACATATACTTTCCGTGCAGAGAATAAATCATTGAGCATCGGAAATAAATTTTACGCAGAAGCCAGCATTGACGTGGCTAAGCGCAGCACTCCTCCGACTCAGCCATGCGGCTGCAACTAA
- the ktrA gene encoding potassium uptake protein KtrA: MGRIKNKQFAVIGLGRFGGSICKELHRMGHEVLAIDINEEKVNAYASYATHAVIANATEENELLSLGIRNFEYVVVAIGANIQASTLTTLLLKEYDIPNIWVKAQNYYHHKVLEKIGADRIIHPEKDMGVKIAQSLSDENVLNYIDLSDDYSIVELLATRKLDSKSIIDLDVRTKYGCTILAIKHHGDIRLSPAPEDIIHEQDCLVIMGHKKDIKRFENEGM, from the coding sequence TTGGGAAGAATAAAAAATAAGCAATTTGCCGTGATCGGGCTGGGCCGGTTTGGCGGAAGCATTTGCAAAGAGCTGCACAGAATGGGCCATGAGGTCCTTGCGATTGATATCAACGAAGAAAAAGTAAATGCATACGCTTCTTACGCAACACATGCGGTGATCGCCAACGCCACCGAAGAAAACGAATTGCTTTCTTTAGGAATACGCAATTTTGAATATGTGGTTGTTGCCATCGGAGCGAATATTCAAGCAAGCACCCTGACCACCCTATTATTAAAGGAGTATGACATCCCGAATATTTGGGTAAAGGCTCAAAACTATTATCACCATAAGGTGCTTGAAAAAATCGGTGCCGACCGCATTATTCATCCTGAAAAAGATATGGGCGTCAAAATCGCACAAAGCCTTTCTGATGAGAATGTTTTGAATTACATTGATTTATCTGATGATTACAGTATTGTTGAGCTGCTGGCAACACGCAAGCTTGATTCAAAATCAATTATTGATCTGGATGTAAGAACGAAGTACGGCTGCACGATCCTGGCCATTAAACATCATGGAGATATTCGTCTTTCTCCCGCACCTGAAGACATCATTCACGAACAGGATTGCCTGGTGATCATGGGGCACAAAAAGGATATTAAACGTTTTGAAAACGAAGGGATGTAG
- the ktrB gene encoding Ktr system potassium transporter KtrB: MTIQKDKVIKWVRFTPPQVLAIGFFLTIIIGSALLMLPISTTKPLSWIDALFTAASATTVTGLAVVDTGTEFTLFGQTVIMGLIQIGGLGFMTFAVLVVMILGKKIGLKERMLVQEALNQPTIGGVIGLVKVLFLFSISIELIAALILSIRLVPQYGWASGLFASLFHAISAFNNAGFSLWPDNLMSYVGDPTVNLVITFLFITGGIGFTVLFDIMKNRRFKAFSLHTKIMLTGTLILNAVAMLVIFILEYSNPGTLGHLHIGDKLWASYFQAVTPRTAGFNSLDFGSMREGTIVFTLLLMFIGAGSASTASGIKLTTFIVILTSVIAYLRGKKETVIFRRSIKYPIIIKALAVSVTSLFIVFLGIFALTITEKAPFIQIVFETFSAFGTVGLTMGLTPELTAAGKCIIIVIMFIGRIGPLTFVFSFAKTEKSNIRYPDGEVFTG; encoded by the coding sequence GTGACAATTCAAAAGGATAAAGTGATCAAATGGGTTCGGTTCACACCGCCTCAAGTGCTTGCAATTGGTTTTTTCCTTACCATTATCATCGGTTCTGCGCTATTAATGCTTCCAATTTCCACAACGAAGCCATTGTCATGGATAGACGCCCTTTTCACGGCGGCTTCCGCTACAACCGTTACTGGGCTTGCAGTTGTCGATACCGGAACAGAATTTACTCTTTTTGGGCAAACGGTCATCATGGGGCTGATTCAGATCGGCGGGCTTGGATTTATGACATTTGCTGTTTTGGTCGTCATGATATTAGGAAAAAAAATCGGATTAAAAGAACGAATGCTGGTTCAGGAAGCCTTGAACCAGCCGACAATCGGCGGCGTCATAGGCCTTGTCAAAGTTCTGTTTTTGTTTTCCATCAGTATCGAGTTGATAGCAGCACTCATTTTATCCATCCGGCTCGTGCCCCAGTATGGCTGGGCATCCGGTTTGTTTGCCAGTCTGTTTCACGCAATATCTGCTTTTAACAATGCCGGGTTTTCGTTGTGGCCGGATAATTTGATGAGCTACGTTGGCGATCCTACAGTGAACCTAGTCATTACTTTCTTATTTATCACGGGAGGTATCGGATTTACGGTTCTGTTTGACATTATGAAAAATCGGCGGTTTAAAGCCTTTTCTCTACATACGAAAATCATGCTCACAGGAACCCTGATTCTGAATGCGGTTGCTATGCTTGTAATCTTTATTTTAGAGTACAGCAACCCCGGCACGCTCGGCCACCTGCATATAGGAGATAAACTATGGGCTTCCTATTTTCAGGCTGTGACGCCGAGAACCGCTGGCTTCAATTCCCTCGATTTCGGTAGCATGAGAGAAGGGACGATTGTATTTACTTTATTATTAATGTTTATCGGAGCAGGCAGCGCTTCAACGGCGAGCGGCATTAAGCTGACTACGTTCATCGTGATTCTAACGTCTGTTATCGCTTATTTGCGAGGTAAAAAAGAAACGGTTATTTTCCGCCGCTCCATCAAATATCCGATTATTATTAAAGCTTTAGCCGTGAGCGTCACCAGTTTGTTCATTGTGTTTTTAGGGATATTCGCCCTGACGATCACAGAAAAAGCGCCATTTATTCAAATTGTGTTTGAAACCTTCTCCGCATTCGGAACTGTCGGTCTTACGATGGGATTGACTCCAGAACTCACAGCAGCGGGAAAATGTATTATTATTGTCATCATGTTCATTGGAAGAATTGGTCCTTTGACGTTCGTGTTTTCATTCGCGAAAACAGAGAAATCAAATATCCGTTACCCTGACGGCGAGGTGTTCACGGGGTGA
- a CDS encoding YiaA/YiaB family inner membrane protein, protein MQKYRRRNTVAFTVLAYFTFFAGVFLFSIGLYNADNLELNEKGYYIAVMILVAVGAILTQKVTRDNAEDNEIIAEQEKRQNQSHIES, encoded by the coding sequence GTGCAGAAATATAGACGAAGAAACACAGTTGCCTTTACAGTATTAGCTTATTTCACTTTTTTTGCGGGAGTATTTTTGTTTAGTATCGGACTCTATAATGCTGATAATCTGGAACTCAATGAAAAAGGCTATTACATCGCTGTTATGATACTTGTAGCAGTCGGTGCGATTCTTACACAAAAAGTGACCCGTGATAACGCAGAAGATAACGAAATCATCGCGGAACAGGAAAAAAGACAAAATCAATCCCATATCGAATCATAA